A single window of Jeotgalibacillus haloalkalitolerans DNA harbors:
- a CDS encoding PaaI family thioesterase, whose product MNTINQLSIDQLNDDEKNIIEQVLKGFESKRQGLTTSYVSAMYAMEHQFDGEILNISMPVTPIVYNSLGMMHGGITATAIDTAMGVLANKISPPDKAAVTNQLNLHYTAPIHTGSIQAFAKVIHHGSKSMVIEGWVETAEGKRAAHATGSFFIIDRK is encoded by the coding sequence ATGAATACAATCAATCAACTAAGCATTGATCAGTTAAATGATGATGAAAAAAACATCATAGAACAGGTTTTAAAAGGCTTTGAATCAAAGAGGCAGGGCTTGACAACCTCTTATGTCAGTGCGATGTATGCAATGGAGCATCAATTTGATGGGGAAATTCTTAATATTTCCATGCCGGTTACGCCGATCGTCTATAACTCATTAGGCATGATGCACGGAGGCATTACTGCTACAGCAATTGATACAGCGATGGGTGTACTGGCGAATAAAATTTCACCACCTGATAAAGCTGCTGTTACAAATCAGCTTAACCTGCATTACACAGCACCGATTCACACGGGCTCAATTCAGGCATTTGCAAAAGTTATTCATCATGGGAGCAAAAGCATGGTGATTGAGGGCTGGGTGGAAACGGCTGAAGGAAAAAGAGCTGCACATGCTACAGGTTCTTTCTTTATCATTGACCGTAAATAA
- a CDS encoding CAP domain-containing protein: MKAMIRIGVVILVIFLIGFYNGPSFQENEEIENEPFSVDSNENAEIPSSDGLTRPKSGVSVYIGQNVELLIEEYGNPERMDPGRNGLTWYIYKVENGYMQAAVKNDEVKALFVMGNAYDSTPYFSGQSVQDIYQFTMINSEIIVEDNGRVYQLELSEQDLHTRLLVQFEDIYAQLMIDSVSNNLMGVYYLDKETLLDQQPYEGSVEGGPLADQDQLVLDEVNEANERQMFDIVNFIRSANGLDELIWDDQLAEAARELSRTREQMSIESSGEQAGLSDRLEILDRDYKSAAENTASQYYLTPAVVHGWLNSESHRSTMLDDTFTHTGSGVYGSYFTQDFVQFDTPEEEEDGLSLQHEE; encoded by the coding sequence ATGAAGGCAATGATCAGAATAGGCGTAGTGATATTAGTCATATTCCTCATTGGCTTTTACAATGGTCCTTCTTTTCAGGAAAATGAAGAGATTGAAAACGAGCCGTTCAGTGTTGATTCCAATGAAAATGCAGAGATTCCTTCATCAGATGGACTGACCAGACCAAAATCCGGTGTCTCTGTCTATATAGGCCAAAATGTGGAACTTCTGATTGAGGAATATGGGAATCCTGAAAGAATGGATCCGGGCAGAAATGGACTGACCTGGTATATTTATAAGGTCGAAAACGGATATATGCAGGCTGCGGTAAAAAATGATGAAGTTAAAGCATTGTTTGTAATGGGAAATGCTTATGACAGTACGCCATATTTCTCAGGCCAGTCTGTTCAGGATATTTATCAATTTACAATGATTAATAGCGAAATCATTGTTGAAGATAATGGTCGGGTTTATCAGCTGGAATTGAGTGAGCAGGATCTTCATACACGATTACTTGTGCAATTTGAGGACATTTATGCCCAGTTAATGATTGATTCTGTATCAAACAACCTGATGGGCGTATATTATCTGGATAAAGAAACATTGCTCGATCAGCAGCCGTATGAAGGTTCAGTAGAAGGTGGCCCGTTAGCAGATCAGGATCAATTAGTATTAGACGAAGTGAATGAAGCAAATGAACGTCAGATGTTTGATATTGTTAATTTTATCAGATCGGCAAATGGATTGGATGAATTAATCTGGGATGATCAGCTGGCGGAAGCGGCAAGAGAGTTAAGCCGGACACGTGAGCAGATGTCGATCGAGTCATCTGGAGAACAGGCGGGTTTATCAGACAGGCTGGAGATCTTAGACAGGGATTACAAGTCAGCTGCTGAAAACACTGCCTCGCAATATTATCTGACACCTGCAGTGGTTCATGGATGGCTGAATTCAGAAAGTCATCGGAGCACGATGCTTGACGATACATTCACCCATACCGGATCCGGCGTGTACGGAAGTTACTTTACACAGGATTTTGTACAATTTGATACGCCGGAGGAAGAGGAAGACGGCTTATCTTTACAGCATGAAGAATAA
- a CDS encoding YugN family protein — translation MRFENTGLESLLIEFDPLEDVMNEHGMVRAGQWDWERVTYDRKFEIREGTFYLRIFGYTENGDIGASDADVKLLTPLLGKHYYPHGVEYGEGEEFPEHLVQTCEKILIAIYEDLAKIAI, via the coding sequence ATGCGCTTTGAAAATACGGGATTAGAATCTCTATTAATTGAATTTGATCCATTAGAAGATGTAATGAATGAACATGGCATGGTTCGTGCAGGCCAATGGGACTGGGAACGTGTTACATACGACAGAAAGTTTGAAATCCGTGAAGGTACTTTTTACCTTCGAATTTTCGGATACACTGAAAATGGCGATATCGGTGCAAGTGATGCTGATGTTAAGCTTCTTACACCGTTACTTGGCAAACATTATTATCCACATGGTGTTGAATATGGTGAAGGCGAAGAATTCCCTGAGCACCTTGTACAAACTTGTGAAAAAATCTTAATTGCCATTTATGAGGATCTAGCAAAGATCGCCATATAA
- the ylbD gene encoding spore coat protein YlbD — MSTQRLDEFKVYLKKHPELVQKVRRQELTWQELYEEWLLLGDDKGSGIEFDQIFSSVKEKIQHFDPAQIEEYSKRLQSGLDFFQEMLNHFNKQNDKEDDILMKQWKQ; from the coding sequence ATGAGTACACAGCGTTTAGATGAGTTCAAGGTGTATCTGAAAAAACATCCTGAGCTCGTGCAAAAGGTCAGACGACAGGAGCTCACATGGCAGGAATTATATGAGGAGTGGCTGTTGCTTGGGGATGACAAAGGTTCCGGGATTGAATTTGATCAGATTTTTTCCAGTGTGAAGGAAAAGATTCAGCATTTTGATCCGGCACAAATTGAAGAATATTCGAAGCGTCTTCAGTCAGGCCTGGACTTCTTTCAGGAAATGCTGAACCACTTTAACAAGCAAAACGATAAGGAAGACGATATTTTAATGAAACAATGGAAGCAATAA
- the ytvI gene encoding sporulation integral membrane protein YtvI has protein sequence MNKLFTKKNVITTLVVIISLLLIYFILPVSVPLIAALITALILDPLVKLIENKTKFNRKLSVGTVFILFLGTIGLLLYIAVTKLIGQAIQFVENTPDYVNELALWWKSVETDMAITFAQVPQQVMTQTSAEINNFINDFRTSITNSINAESVTGMITNIPDYLVSFLVYLIALFLIMLDLPTIRKNIYKHLKEQTAEKVRFMTARLSKVIWGFAKAQFLVSLLILAGSLIGLYIIAPEVALVMAIIIWLIDLIPIIGSIVVLAPWAIFQLITGDIEQGTQLAILAAILLIIRRTVEPKVMGTHIGLSPLATLIAMFIGLKLFGILGFIIGPLILIIFNSAKEAGIIKMDFKF, from the coding sequence TTGAACAAGTTATTTACAAAAAAGAATGTAATTACGACACTCGTCGTCATTATTTCATTATTGCTGATTTACTTCATTTTACCCGTTTCAGTACCTTTGATTGCCGCTCTCATTACAGCTCTTATTTTAGATCCGCTTGTTAAGCTGATAGAAAATAAAACAAAATTTAACAGGAAGCTCTCTGTCGGCACAGTATTTATACTCTTTCTCGGCACAATCGGACTTCTCCTGTACATAGCTGTTACAAAACTGATTGGACAGGCAATTCAATTTGTTGAAAACACACCTGACTATGTAAATGAGCTTGCCCTCTGGTGGAAATCAGTCGAAACTGACATGGCAATCACATTCGCACAGGTACCTCAGCAGGTAATGACTCAGACAAGTGCTGAAATTAATAACTTCATCAATGATTTCAGAACAAGTATCACTAATTCAATTAATGCTGAAAGTGTAACCGGAATGATTACAAATATTCCTGATTACCTGGTCAGCTTCCTTGTTTACCTGATCGCATTATTCCTCATTATGCTCGATCTGCCGACGATCAGAAAAAATATCTACAAACACCTGAAAGAGCAGACTGCTGAAAAAGTGCGGTTCATGACTGCAAGACTTTCAAAAGTAATCTGGGGATTTGCAAAAGCACAATTCCTTGTAAGTTTATTAATACTTGCAGGTTCTTTAATCGGTCTTTATATTATTGCGCCTGAGGTTGCACTTGTAATGGCAATCATCATCTGGCTGATTGATTTAATTCCGATTATCGGATCAATTGTTGTATTAGCTCCCTGGGCAATCTTCCAGCTGATTACGGGTGATATAGAACAGGGTACTCAACTGGCGATCCTTGCAGCCATTCTTCTAATCATCAGAAGAACGGTAGAACCAAAAGTAATGGGTACTCATATTGGACTATCACCACTGGCGACACTGATCGCGATGTTTATCGGGTTGAAACTGTTTGGTATCCTCGGTTTTATTATTGGTCCGCTGATCCTGATTATTTTCAATTCAGCTAAAGAAGCAGGTATTATTAAAATGGACTTTAAGTTTTAA
- a CDS encoding YlbG family protein, which yields MLTERQGLIVWLHSLKHAKTLRRFGNVHYVSRKMKYVLLYCNQSEIEKLTEKLSNYSYVKKVDVSLRPFVKTEYENARPDKAKEYDYKMGL from the coding sequence ATGCTGACAGAGCGTCAAGGATTAATCGTATGGCTGCACAGCTTAAAGCACGCTAAAACGCTAAGGCGCTTTGGGAATGTGCATTACGTATCAAGAAAAATGAAGTATGTATTATTATACTGCAACCAGAGTGAAATTGAAAAACTGACAGAAAAACTTTCCAATTACTCTTACGTTAAAAAGGTTGATGTATCATTACGGCCTTTTGTGAAAACAGAATATGAGAATGCAAGACCGGATAAAGCAAAAGAGTACGACTATAAAATGGGTCTTTGA
- a CDS encoding YlbF family regulator, translating into MLATMERIQLLDASDELSEAILHSETLDNYYEKYRTLKSSSTSMDKIYKFNSLKELYEEVQRFGRYHPDYSRVMKEIRETKREMDMDPNVAQFRVAENELQQLLDEVSSLIGHAVSENVKIPTGNPFFDSQSGCSGGCGSGGGCSCSA; encoded by the coding sequence ATGTTAGCTACTATGGAAAGAATCCAGCTGCTTGATGCGTCAGATGAATTGTCTGAAGCAATCCTGCACTCAGAAACATTAGATAATTATTACGAGAAGTACCGCACATTAAAATCGTCCAGCACGTCGATGGATAAAATATATAAGTTTAACTCATTAAAGGAACTGTATGAAGAAGTACAGCGTTTTGGCAGATATCACCCTGATTACAGCAGAGTGATGAAGGAAATACGTGAAACAAAGAGAGAGATGGACATGGATCCGAACGTGGCTCAGTTCAGAGTGGCAGAAAATGAATTGCAGCAATTACTTGATGAAGTAAGCTCCCTGATCGGTCATGCTGTTTCTGAAAATGTAAAAATTCCAACCGGCAACCCATTCTTTGATTCCCAGTCCGGTTGCAGCGGAGGCTGCGGCTCTGGCGGGGGCTGCTCGTGCTCGGCATAA
- a CDS encoding DUF420 domain-containing protein → MTLPLLPTLSTFFIVVSAVLVAIGWALVRKRKIEAHKKTMFAAAIAALTFFIIYMSRTIFAGNTAFGGPDEMKIYYTLFLIFHIILATTGAVFGLVTIWLGYKNRIKKHRKIGPVTSVIWFATAITGVMVYLLLYVLYEGGETTSVIKAILGT, encoded by the coding sequence ATGACATTACCGTTATTACCGACGTTAAGTACTTTTTTTATCGTAGTGAGTGCTGTGCTGGTGGCAATTGGCTGGGCACTTGTCAGAAAAAGAAAAATCGAAGCGCATAAGAAAACGATGTTTGCTGCAGCGATTGCAGCACTGACTTTTTTTATTATTTATATGAGCAGAACGATTTTTGCAGGGAATACTGCATTTGGCGGACCGGATGAAATGAAGATCTATTATACTCTTTTCCTGATCTTTCATATTATTCTTGCCACAACAGGTGCTGTATTCGGACTTGTAACAATCTGGCTCGGCTATAAAAACAGAATCAAGAAACACCGTAAAATCGGTCCTGTCACTTCAGTGATCTGGTTTGCAACCGCTATTACCGGTGTAATGGTTTATCTGCTTCTATACGTACTGTATGAAGGCGGGGAGACGACTTCTGTTATTAAAGCGATTCTTGGAACTTAA
- a CDS encoding glycerophosphodiester phosphodiesterase encodes MGKKTNIGLALAASGAAIWAGTKMTSKPAKRPTKKFFEGEKPRVFAHRGGAALAPESSLAAFKQAAELGVDGFEIDIRMTKDEELVIFHDQFIDRTTNGAGRVADYTLSELKEFDLGYHFRDLQGDQTFRGKGEQVLSLKEALEAFPDKLFNIDMKEDPDTYEGSLMPSKLWRLIEKLGVEDRVLVTSFYDEQIDRFSLYSQDRVAIGAGENEARKAFSLYRSGFGHLYHPNTDAIQIPTKHKSIPLDSKGFIEFLTSLNIQVEYWTVNDVETMDRLLRLGADGIITDRPDIAMQLIKND; translated from the coding sequence TTGGGAAAGAAGACGAATATCGGACTTGCTCTTGCTGCTTCTGGTGCAGCGATCTGGGCGGGAACTAAAATGACATCAAAACCAGCTAAAAGACCAACAAAAAAGTTTTTTGAAGGTGAAAAACCACGTGTATTTGCTCATAGAGGCGGCGCAGCGCTTGCACCGGAAAGTTCACTTGCAGCATTTAAACAGGCTGCTGAGCTCGGGGTTGATGGATTTGAGATTGATATCCGCATGACAAAAGATGAGGAATTAGTGATCTTCCATGACCAGTTTATCGATCGTACTACAAATGGGGCTGGCAGAGTCGCTGATTACACTCTTTCTGAGCTCAAAGAATTTGATCTCGGTTATCATTTCAGAGACCTTCAGGGAGATCAGACCTTCAGAGGAAAAGGTGAACAGGTTCTGAGCCTGAAGGAAGCGCTTGAAGCGTTCCCGGACAAGCTGTTCAATATTGATATGAAAGAGGACCCTGATACTTATGAAGGAAGCCTGATGCCTTCAAAGCTATGGCGCCTGATCGAGAAGCTTGGCGTTGAGGACAGAGTGCTTGTCACAAGCTTTTATGATGAGCAGATTGACCGTTTCTCCCTATACTCTCAGGACCGCGTTGCCATTGGTGCAGGGGAAAATGAAGCGAGAAAAGCGTTCTCATTATACCGCAGTGGATTTGGACACCTTTATCATCCAAACACGGATGCAATCCAGATTCCAACCAAACATAAATCAATTCCGCTTGATTCTAAAGGGTTTATTGAGTTTCTGACGTCACTTAACATTCAGGTTGAATACTGGACAGTGAATGATGTTGAAACAATGGACCGCCTGCTGAGACTCGGCGCTGACGGTATTATCACGGACCGTCCTGATATTGCGATGCAATTGATTAAAAACGATTAA
- a CDS encoding DUF7147 family protein, producing MIQRFIELGEGYADVYELLDLIKYNKERALRLAVFHTEMNGKKVVSPALIMKKTEIGSFQAIYISTEGIPDLEQPSERLKLIETAAERSGIPIVHLEVQPSIAFGEKQLYFQHLIGILRMNHFIAPLSSSY from the coding sequence ATGATTCAACGTTTTATTGAACTTGGTGAAGGTTATGCAGATGTGTATGAATTACTCGATTTAATTAAATATAATAAAGAGCGTGCTTTGCGGCTGGCAGTTTTCCACACTGAAATGAATGGCAAAAAGGTCGTCTCGCCGGCACTGATTATGAAAAAAACTGAAATCGGCAGTTTTCAGGCGATCTATATTTCGACTGAAGGTATACCTGATCTGGAGCAGCCTTCCGAGAGACTGAAATTGATTGAAACCGCTGCTGAACGTTCAGGTATTCCAATCGTTCATTTAGAGGTACAGCCTTCGATTGCTTTTGGGGAAAAGCAGCTGTATTTCCAGCACCTGATCGGTATTTTGAGAATGAACCATTTCATTGCCCCTCTTTCATCATCATATTGA
- the rsmD gene encoding 16S rRNA (guanine(966)-N(2))-methyltransferase RsmD, producing the protein MRIISGDKRGIQLQAVPGTNTRPTTDKVKEAIFNMIGPYFDGGNGLDLFAGSGNLGLEALSRGLDHMIFVDKDRKAFQTVKDNIKKCGYEDHSEVYRNEAERALKAVAKRGLQFECIFLDPPYKNKQLDAYLAFIDEHRMLSEAGVVMCEHDSNTEVPERSGSLVRLKHELYGTTGISIYKREEETHEA; encoded by the coding sequence ATGAGAATTATATCCGGAGATAAAAGAGGTATTCAACTCCAGGCTGTCCCGGGCACGAATACAAGACCAACCACTGATAAAGTAAAAGAAGCCATTTTTAATATGATCGGTCCATATTTTGATGGAGGAAACGGGCTTGATTTATTTGCGGGGAGCGGGAACCTTGGTCTTGAAGCGTTAAGCAGAGGTCTTGATCATATGATATTTGTGGATAAAGACCGCAAAGCTTTTCAGACAGTGAAGGATAACATTAAAAAGTGTGGTTATGAAGACCATTCAGAAGTATACCGCAATGAGGCAGAGAGAGCTTTGAAAGCGGTTGCGAAAAGAGGTCTTCAATTTGAATGTATCTTTTTAGATCCGCCTTATAAAAATAAACAGCTTGATGCATACCTTGCCTTTATTGATGAACACCGGATGCTTTCAGAGGCAGGAGTCGTGATGTGTGAGCATGATTCGAATACAGAAGTACCTGAGAGATCCGGCAGTCTGGTCAGATTAAAACACGAACTGTACGGGACCACCGGTATTTCTATTTATAAAAGAGAGGAAGAAACTCATGAAGCGTAA